One Colius striatus isolate bColStr4 chromosome 7, bColStr4.1.hap1, whole genome shotgun sequence DNA segment encodes these proteins:
- the LYSMD2 gene encoding lysM and putative peptidoglycan-binding domain-containing protein 2, whose translation MAESLREEPPGGPESEAELSQRLAHTKARSYGSTASVAAPLAERYVEHRLSAGDTLQGIALKYGVTMEQIKRANKLFTNDCIFLRKTLNIPVISEKPLLFNGLNSLESPENETVDSSPSCDEGLMTVQEESSSSPSPQEPDNQPAAPEELSAKDFLQRLDLQIKLSKQAARKLKDDSVREEENEEGPYATSSYHQ comes from the exons ATGGCCGAGTCGCTGCGAGAAGAGCCGCCGGGCGGGCCGGAGTCAGAGGCTGAGCTGTCGCAGCGGCTGGCCCACACCAAGGCCCGCTCGTACGGCAGCACGGCGAGCGTGGCGGCGCCGCTGGCCGAGCGCTACGTAGAGCACCGGCTCAGCGCCGGGGACACGCTGCAGGGCATCGCCCTGAAGTACGGCGTCACG ATGGAACAAATAAAGAGGGCAAATAAACTGTTCACTAATGACTGTATATTTCTGAGGAAAACCCTGAATATTCCTGTTATATCAGAGAAACCATTACTGTTCAATGGACTTAATTCACTGGAATCTCCTGAGAACGAAACTGTTGACAGCTCCCCTTCTTGTGATGAAGGACTAATGACAGTTCAGGAAGAAAGTAGTTCTTCTCCCAGTCCTCAAGAGCCTGACAATCAGCCTGCTGCACCAGAAGAACTGTCTGCCAAAGATTTCCTACAGAGATTGGACTTGCAGATTAAGTTATCCAAACAAGCAGCCAGAAAACTAAAAGATGACAGTGTCAG